The following are from one region of the Prionailurus bengalensis isolate Pbe53 chromosome A2, Fcat_Pben_1.1_paternal_pri, whole genome shotgun sequence genome:
- the SIRT6 gene encoding NAD-dependent protein deacetylase sirtuin-6, translating into MAPAASTRGACALEGAAGRAGRNAAPPSSPPCPVSGGSGLNKRNFIVPVGAARMSVNYAAGLSPYADKGKCGLPEIFDPPEELERKVRELAQLVWQSSSVVFHTGAGISTASGIPDFRGPHGVWTMEERGLAPKFDTTFESARPTKTHMALVQLERVGLLCFLVSQNVDGLHVRSGFPRDKLAELHGNMFVEECAKCKTQYVRDTVVGSMGLKATGRLCTVAKARGLRACRGELKDTVLDWEDALPDRDLTLADEASRNADLSITLGTSLQIRPSGNLPLATKRRGGRLVIVNLQPTKHDRHADLRIHGYVDEVMTRLMEHLGLEIPTWDGPRVLERALPPLPRPPAPKLEPKEEAPTQLNGPAPASPKPEPSAEPCTQHNGSGPTSPKREPLDSPAPHRPPKRVKAEAVPS; encoded by the exons ATGGCGCCTGCGGCGTCAACGCGAGGCGCATGCGCCTTGGAGGGAGCGGCTGGCCGCGCAGGGCGGAACGcggctcctccttcctccccgccctgccccgtTTCCGGCGGAAGCGGCCTCAACAAGAGAAACTTTATTGTTCCCGTTGGGGCGGCGAGGATGTCGGTGAATTACGCGGCGGGACTGTCGCCGTACGCGGACAAGGGCAAGTGTGGCCTCCCCGAG ATCTTCGACCCCCCGGAGGAGTTGGAGCGGAAGGTGCGGGAGCTGGCGCAGCTGGTCTGGCAGTCCTCCAGTGTGGTGTTCCACACGGGGGCCGGCATCAGCACCGCCTCGGGCATCCCCGACTTCAG GGGCCCCCACGGCGTCTGGACGATGGAGGAGCGGGGCCTGGCCCCCAAATTCGACACCACCTTCGAGAGCGCGCGGCCCACGAAGACCCACATGGCACTGGTGCAGCTGGAGCGCGTGGGCCTCCTGTGCTTCCTGGTCAGCCAGAACGTGGACGGGCTGCACGTGCGCTCTGGCTTCCCCAG GGACAAGCTGGCGGAGCTTCACGGAAACATGTTCGTGGAGGAATGCGCCAAGTGTAAGAC GCAGTATGTCCGGGACACCGTCGTGGGCAGCATGGGCCTCAAGGCCACGGGCCGGCTCTGCACCGTGGCCAAGGCCAGGGGGCTGCGTGCTTGCAG gggCGAGCTGAAGGACACCGTCCTGGACTGGGAAGACGCCCTGCCTGACCGGGACCTCACCCTCGCCGACGAGGCCAGCAG GAACGCAGACCTGTCCATCACTCTGGGCACCTCCCTGCAAATCCGGCCCAGCGGGAACCTCCCACTCGCCACCAAGCGCCGAGGAGGTCGACTGGTCATTGTCAACCTTCAGCCCACCAAGCAC gacCGCCACGCCGACCTGCGTATCCATGGCTACGTGGATGAGGTCATGACCAGGCTCATGGAGCACCTGGGCCTGGAGATCCCCACCTGGGACGGCCCTCGAGTGCTGGAGAGGGCGCTGCCCCCCCTGCCTCGCCCGCCTGCCCCCAAGCTGGAGCCCAAGGAGGAGGCCCCCACCCAGCTCAATGGCCCAGCACCCGCCAGCCCCAAGCCGGAGCCCTCCGCGGAGCCCTGTACCCAGCACAACGGCTCTGGGCCTACCAGCCCCAAGAGGGAGCCTCTGGACAGTCCCGCACCCCACAGGCCCCCCAAGAGGGTGAAGGCTGAAGCGGTTCCCAGCTGA
- the CREB3L3 gene encoding cyclic AMP-responsive element-binding protein 3-like protein 3 isoform X2, whose product MNGDLAAGKMASSTGPMGPIGSLELLDLLFDHQDGILRHVELGEDWGHLEDQVLPGPDSDDFLNSILASGDSVPTSPIWSPAASDSGISEDLPSDSQDTPPRSGAATTPAGCPSYHPGAPCLAGPPGPVAQVLDASVAIDLEMWSQGLRREERAELADLPSSCSLTVKDLLLSGGGGDLQQHHPGAPHLPRPATQHCQELVLTEDEKKLLAKEGLTLPTQLPLTKYEERALKKIRRKIRNKQSAQESRKKKKEYIDGLETRMSACTAQNQELQRKVLHLEKQNLSLLEELKKLQAIVVQSTSKSAQTGTCIAVLLLSFALIVLPSISPFVANKAESAGDYAPVRVFSRTLHNDAASRVAPDATPGSEVPGPRPKAGASQEGSPGSPRADWESQGKSALDNLTEELDNSTLIADNSTEKLNRATLLDWTAPEPALSPGRGGLEAAGEEL is encoded by the exons ATGAATGGGGATTTAGCAGCTGGAAAG ATGGCTTCCTCCACCGGTCCCATGGGCCCCATTGGCAGCCTGGAGCTCCTGGACCTGCTGTTTGACCATCAGGACGGCATCCTGAGACACGTAGAGCTGGGCGAGGACTGGGGCCACCTCGAGGACCAG GTCCTGCCAGGCCCAGACTCAGATGATTTCCTCAACTCCATCCTGGCTTCTGGAGACTCGGTGCCCACCTCCCCGATCTGGTCTCCTGCAGCCAGTGACAGTGGCATCTCTGAAGACCTGCCCTCCGACTCCCAGGACACCCCTCCACGCAGTGGGGCAGCCACCACCCCCGCGGGCTGCCCCTCCTACCACCCGGGAGCCCCCTGCCTCGCCGGGCCCCCCGGACCCGTGGCCCAAGTGCTGGACGCGTCTGTGGCCATAGACTTGG AAATGTGGAGCCAGGGCCTCCGTCGTGAGGAGCGGGCTGAGTTGGCCGACCTGCCTTCGAGCTGCAGCCTCACGGTGAAAGACCTCCTCCTctcgggcggcggcggcgaccTG cagcagcatcacccgGGGGCCCCTCACCTGCCCCGGCCTGCGACCCAGCACTGCCAGGAGCTGGTGCTGACGGAGGACGAGAAGAAGCTTCTGGCCAAAGAAGGCCTCACCCtgcccacccagctgcccctcaccAAG TATGAAGAGCGAGCGCTGAAAAAAATCCGCCGGAAAATCCGGAACAAGCAGTCGGCCCAAGAGAGCcggaaaaagaagaaggaatataTTGATGGCCTGGAAACTCG GATGTCAGCCTGCACTGCCCAGAACCAGGAGCTTCAGAGGAAGGTCTTGCATCTGGAGAAGCAGAACCT GTCCCTCTTGGAGGAGCTGAAGAAGCTCCAGGCCATCGTGGTCCAGTCCACCAGCAAGTCGGCCCAGACGGGCACCTGCATAGCG GTCCTGCTGCTCTCCTTTGCCCTCATCGTCCTGCCCTCCATTAGCCCTTTTGTCGCCAACAAAGCCGAGAGCGCCGGAGACTACGCGCCCGTTCGAG TTTTCTCCAGAACTTTGCACAACGACGCTGCGTCCCGTGTGGCCCCCGACGCCACACCAGGCTCCGAGGTCCCAGGACCACGGCCCAAAGCAGGCGCGTCCCAGGAAGGGTCTCCAGGCAGCCCCAGGGCAGACTGGGAATCTCAGGGCAAGTCGGCTCTGGACAACTTGACGGAGGAGTTGGACAACTCGACCCTGATCGCAGACAACTCGACGGAGAAGCTGAACCGGGCCACCCTGCTGGACTGGACTGCCCCTGAGCCAGCGCTCAGCCCTGGGCGCGGGGGATTGgaggcagcaggggaggagctgtgA
- the CREB3L3 gene encoding cyclic AMP-responsive element-binding protein 3-like protein 3 isoform X3 — MNGDLAAGKMASSTGPMGPIGSLELLDLLFDHQDGILRHVELGEDWGHLEDQQVLPGPDSDDFLNSILASGDSVPTSPIWSPAASDSGISEDLPSDSQDTPPRSGAATTPAGCPSYHPGAPCLAGPPGPVAQVLDASVAIDLEMWSQGLRREERAELADLPSSCSLTVKDLLLSGGGGDLQHHPGAPHLPRPATQHCQELVLTEDEKKLLAKEGLTLPTQLPLTKYEERALKKIRRKIRNKQSAQESRKKKKEYIDGLETRMSACTAQNQELQRKVLHLEKQNLSLLEELKKLQAIVVQSTSKSAQTGTCIAVLLLSFALIVLPSISPFVANKAESAGDYAPVRVFSRTLHNDAASRVAPDATPGSEVPGPRPKAGASQEGSPGSPRADWESQGKSALDNLTEELDNSTLIADNSTEKLNRATLLDWTAPEPALSPGRGGLEAAGEEL; from the exons ATGAATGGGGATTTAGCAGCTGGAAAG ATGGCTTCCTCCACCGGTCCCATGGGCCCCATTGGCAGCCTGGAGCTCCTGGACCTGCTGTTTGACCATCAGGACGGCATCCTGAGACACGTAGAGCTGGGCGAGGACTGGGGCCACCTCGAGGACCAG cagGTCCTGCCAGGCCCAGACTCAGATGATTTCCTCAACTCCATCCTGGCTTCTGGAGACTCGGTGCCCACCTCCCCGATCTGGTCTCCTGCAGCCAGTGACAGTGGCATCTCTGAAGACCTGCCCTCCGACTCCCAGGACACCCCTCCACGCAGTGGGGCAGCCACCACCCCCGCGGGCTGCCCCTCCTACCACCCGGGAGCCCCCTGCCTCGCCGGGCCCCCCGGACCCGTGGCCCAAGTGCTGGACGCGTCTGTGGCCATAGACTTGG AAATGTGGAGCCAGGGCCTCCGTCGTGAGGAGCGGGCTGAGTTGGCCGACCTGCCTTCGAGCTGCAGCCTCACGGTGAAAGACCTCCTCCTctcgggcggcggcggcgaccTG cagcatcacccgGGGGCCCCTCACCTGCCCCGGCCTGCGACCCAGCACTGCCAGGAGCTGGTGCTGACGGAGGACGAGAAGAAGCTTCTGGCCAAAGAAGGCCTCACCCtgcccacccagctgcccctcaccAAG TATGAAGAGCGAGCGCTGAAAAAAATCCGCCGGAAAATCCGGAACAAGCAGTCGGCCCAAGAGAGCcggaaaaagaagaaggaatataTTGATGGCCTGGAAACTCG GATGTCAGCCTGCACTGCCCAGAACCAGGAGCTTCAGAGGAAGGTCTTGCATCTGGAGAAGCAGAACCT GTCCCTCTTGGAGGAGCTGAAGAAGCTCCAGGCCATCGTGGTCCAGTCCACCAGCAAGTCGGCCCAGACGGGCACCTGCATAGCG GTCCTGCTGCTCTCCTTTGCCCTCATCGTCCTGCCCTCCATTAGCCCTTTTGTCGCCAACAAAGCCGAGAGCGCCGGAGACTACGCGCCCGTTCGAG TTTTCTCCAGAACTTTGCACAACGACGCTGCGTCCCGTGTGGCCCCCGACGCCACACCAGGCTCCGAGGTCCCAGGACCACGGCCCAAAGCAGGCGCGTCCCAGGAAGGGTCTCCAGGCAGCCCCAGGGCAGACTGGGAATCTCAGGGCAAGTCGGCTCTGGACAACTTGACGGAGGAGTTGGACAACTCGACCCTGATCGCAGACAACTCGACGGAGAAGCTGAACCGGGCCACCCTGCTGGACTGGACTGCCCCTGAGCCAGCGCTCAGCCCTGGGCGCGGGGGATTGgaggcagcaggggaggagctgtgA
- the CREB3L3 gene encoding cyclic AMP-responsive element-binding protein 3-like protein 3 isoform X1 yields the protein MNGDLAAGKMASSTGPMGPIGSLELLDLLFDHQDGILRHVELGEDWGHLEDQQVLPGPDSDDFLNSILASGDSVPTSPIWSPAASDSGISEDLPSDSQDTPPRSGAATTPAGCPSYHPGAPCLAGPPGPVAQVLDASVAIDLEMWSQGLRREERAELADLPSSCSLTVKDLLLSGGGGDLQQHHPGAPHLPRPATQHCQELVLTEDEKKLLAKEGLTLPTQLPLTKYEERALKKIRRKIRNKQSAQESRKKKKEYIDGLETRMSACTAQNQELQRKVLHLEKQNLSLLEELKKLQAIVVQSTSKSAQTGTCIAVLLLSFALIVLPSISPFVANKAESAGDYAPVRVFSRTLHNDAASRVAPDATPGSEVPGPRPKAGASQEGSPGSPRADWESQGKSALDNLTEELDNSTLIADNSTEKLNRATLLDWTAPEPALSPGRGGLEAAGEEL from the exons ATGAATGGGGATTTAGCAGCTGGAAAG ATGGCTTCCTCCACCGGTCCCATGGGCCCCATTGGCAGCCTGGAGCTCCTGGACCTGCTGTTTGACCATCAGGACGGCATCCTGAGACACGTAGAGCTGGGCGAGGACTGGGGCCACCTCGAGGACCAG cagGTCCTGCCAGGCCCAGACTCAGATGATTTCCTCAACTCCATCCTGGCTTCTGGAGACTCGGTGCCCACCTCCCCGATCTGGTCTCCTGCAGCCAGTGACAGTGGCATCTCTGAAGACCTGCCCTCCGACTCCCAGGACACCCCTCCACGCAGTGGGGCAGCCACCACCCCCGCGGGCTGCCCCTCCTACCACCCGGGAGCCCCCTGCCTCGCCGGGCCCCCCGGACCCGTGGCCCAAGTGCTGGACGCGTCTGTGGCCATAGACTTGG AAATGTGGAGCCAGGGCCTCCGTCGTGAGGAGCGGGCTGAGTTGGCCGACCTGCCTTCGAGCTGCAGCCTCACGGTGAAAGACCTCCTCCTctcgggcggcggcggcgaccTG cagcagcatcacccgGGGGCCCCTCACCTGCCCCGGCCTGCGACCCAGCACTGCCAGGAGCTGGTGCTGACGGAGGACGAGAAGAAGCTTCTGGCCAAAGAAGGCCTCACCCtgcccacccagctgcccctcaccAAG TATGAAGAGCGAGCGCTGAAAAAAATCCGCCGGAAAATCCGGAACAAGCAGTCGGCCCAAGAGAGCcggaaaaagaagaaggaatataTTGATGGCCTGGAAACTCG GATGTCAGCCTGCACTGCCCAGAACCAGGAGCTTCAGAGGAAGGTCTTGCATCTGGAGAAGCAGAACCT GTCCCTCTTGGAGGAGCTGAAGAAGCTCCAGGCCATCGTGGTCCAGTCCACCAGCAAGTCGGCCCAGACGGGCACCTGCATAGCG GTCCTGCTGCTCTCCTTTGCCCTCATCGTCCTGCCCTCCATTAGCCCTTTTGTCGCCAACAAAGCCGAGAGCGCCGGAGACTACGCGCCCGTTCGAG TTTTCTCCAGAACTTTGCACAACGACGCTGCGTCCCGTGTGGCCCCCGACGCCACACCAGGCTCCGAGGTCCCAGGACCACGGCCCAAAGCAGGCGCGTCCCAGGAAGGGTCTCCAGGCAGCCCCAGGGCAGACTGGGAATCTCAGGGCAAGTCGGCTCTGGACAACTTGACGGAGGAGTTGGACAACTCGACCCTGATCGCAGACAACTCGACGGAGAAGCTGAACCGGGCCACCCTGCTGGACTGGACTGCCCCTGAGCCAGCGCTCAGCCCTGGGCGCGGGGGATTGgaggcagcaggggaggagctgtgA